A single window of Aphidius gifuensis isolate YNYX2018 linkage group LG1, ASM1490517v1, whole genome shotgun sequence DNA harbors:
- the LOC122853191 gene encoding proline-rich extensin-like protein EPR1 isoform X2: MLKLLSIATLVVILATCDVHAKSKRAINSNAERFEGYHYDKPSKPFPPVPAPSRQPSYVVPKPSTPGYDYPKPQPSFDIVAKVTPTTTTPRPVYERPTQKYTPAPVQPVRPVYQPTTQNPEKGYDYPVPQPSFPIVQKTSTTPRPVYEKPAPKYTPAPVTTVKPVVPSTTQDPEKGYDYPVPQPSFPFGERLPKTTPAPTVRPTTPQPTTPRPTFPPTPRPTFPPTTPRTVVTPKKEEGYFYDKPAVPFPPPTQRPYVPPPTARRPVSTPAPFVPVTNNYLPPSTTRRPPPPPTQPPYIPPPTTTRRPLPPSTPRPTTPAPYVPPTVPYRRPTTPAPYVPPKNDYLPPSTTRRPIPPPTTQRPVPPPTRPPPPPSTPGPYLPPSTRPPPPPPPTQPPYIPPPTTTRRPLPPSTPRPTTLAPYVPPTVPYRRTTTPAPYIPPKNDYLPPSTTRRPLPPPTTQRPVPPPTRPPPPPSTPATYLPPPTTTRRPIPPPTTQRPVPPPTRPPPSSTPGPYLPPATRPPPPPPTQPPYIPPPTTTRRPLPPTTPRPTTTSAPYVPPTRPYSPPPPPPPNKGYLPVETTRRPVPPPTFPPTSRPTFPPTPKPTFPTSRPTFPPTPKPTFPTSRPTFPPTPRPTFPPTPRPTVPRQPYQPSTSPAVPVTRPPPYLPPSSPRPTYVTVPPPTYPPVIYSVIPTSSTTYRPLTGKPASVPTLPPTTSRSIGYRYDIPDIPFEFRKR; the protein is encoded by the exons atg CTAAAACTCTTGAGTATCGCCACATTAGTGGTGATACTTGCAACGTGTGATGTACACGCTAAGAGTAAACGTGCAATAAATAGCAATGCTGAGAGATTCGAAGGTTACCATTATGATAAACCAAGCAAACCATTTCCACc agttCCAGCACCATCAAGACAACCATCTTATGTTGTTCCAAAACCCTCAACACCGGGGTATGATTATCCAAAACCTCAGCCTAGTTTTGATATAGTCGCAAAAGTAACaccgacaacaacaacaccaaggCCAGTTTATGAGAGACCAACTCAAAAATATACACCAGC accTGTACAACCAGTAAGACCAGTATATCAACCAACAACACAAAATCCAGAAAAAGGATATGATTATCCAGTACCACAGCCATCTTTCCCAATTGTacaaaaaacatcaacaacaccaaGACCTGTTTATGAGAAACCAGCTCCAAAATATACACCAGC accTGTAACAACAGTAAAACCAGTGGTTCCATCAACAACACAAGATCCAGAAAAAGGCTATGATTATCCAGTACCACAGCCATCTTTTCCATTTGGAGAAAGATTACCAAAAACAAC aCCTGCACCAACTGTAAGACCAACTACTCCACAACCAACAACACCAAGACCTACTTTTCCACCAACACCAAGGCCTACTTTTCCACCAACTACCCCAAGAACAGTAGTCACTCCAAAGAAAGAAGAAGGTTATTTCTATGATAAGCCAGCTGTGCCATTCCCACCAcc aaCACAAAGACCATATGTTCCACCTCCAACAGCAAGACGACCAGTTTCTACACCAGCTCCATTTGTACCAgtgacaaataattatttaccacCATCAACAACAAGACGTCCTCCTCCACCTCCAACTCAGCCTCCATATataccaccaccaacaacaacaagacgTCCATTACCACCGAGTACTCCTAGACCAACAACTCCAGCTCCATATGTACCACCAACAGTACCTTATAGAAGACCAACAACTCCAGCACCTTATGTGCCACCAAAGAATGATTATTTACCACCATCAACAACAAGACGTCCTATTCCACCCCCAACTACTCAACGTCCAGTTCCTCCACCAACaagaccaccaccaccaccttcAACTCCAGGACCTTATTTACCTCCATCAACaagaccaccaccaccaccaccccCAACTCAACCTCCATATataccaccaccaacaacaacaagacgTCCATTACCACCAAGTACTCCTAGACCAACAACTTTAGCTCCATATGTACCACCAACTGTACCTTATAGAAGAACTACAACTCCAGCACCTTATATACCaccaaaaaatgattatttaccaCCATCAACAACAAGACGTCCTCTTCCACCACCAACTACTCAACGACCAGTTCCTCCACCAACaagaccaccaccaccaccttcAACCCCAGCAACTTATTTACCACctccaacaacaacaagacgTCCTATTCCACCTCCAACTACTCAACGTCCAGTTCCTCCACCAACAAGACCACCACCATCTTCAACTCCAGGTCCTTATTTACCTCCAGCAACaagaccaccaccaccacctccaacTCAACCTCCATATataccaccaccaacaacaacaagacgTCCATTACCACCAACTACTCCTAGACCAACAACAACTTCAGCTCCATATGTACCACCAACTAGACCTTactcaccaccaccaccaccaccaccaaacAAAGGATATTTGCCTGTTGAAACAACACGTCGTCCTGTTCCACCACCAACTTTTCCACCAACTTCAAGACCAACATTTCCACCAACTCCAAAACCAACATTTCCAACTTCAAGACCAACATTTCCACCAACTCCAAAACCAACATTCCCAACTTCAAGACCAACTTTTCCACCAACTCCAAGACCAACATTCCCACCAACTCCAAGACCAACAGTACCTAGACAACCATATCAACCATCAACAAGTCCAGCTGTACCAGTAACCAGACCACCACCATATTtaccaccatcatcaccacGTCCAACTTATGTTACTGTTCCACCACCAACATATCCACCAGTAATTTACAGTGTTAttccaacatcatcaacaacatatCGTCCACTAACTGGTAAACCAGCATCAGTACCAACACTTCCACCAACTACATCAAGATCAATTGGTTATCGATATGATATTCCAGATATTCCTTTCGAATTTCGAAaacgttaa
- the LOC122853191 gene encoding proline-rich extensin-like protein EPR1 isoform X1 — MLKLLSIATLVVILATCDVHAKSKRAINSNAERFEGYHYDKPSKPFPPVPAPSRQPSYVVPKPSTPGYDYPKPQPSFDIVAKVTPTTTTPRPVYERPTQKYTPAPVQPVRPVYQPTTQNPEKGYDYPVPQPSFPIVQKTSTTPRPVYEKPAPKYTPAPVQPVYKPTTQNPEKGYDYPVPQPSFPIVQKTSTTPRPVYERPTPKYTPAPVTTVKPVVPSTTQDPEKGYDYPVPQPSFPFGERLPKTTPAPTVRPTTPQPTTPRPTFPPTPRPTFPPTTPRTVVTPKKEEGYFYDKPAVPFPPPTQRPYVPPPTARRPVSTPAPFVPVTNNYLPPSTTRRPPPPPTQPPYIPPPTTTRRPLPPSTPRPTTPAPYVPPTVPYRRPTTPAPYVPPKNDYLPPSTTRRPIPPPTTQRPVPPPTRPPPPPSTPGPYLPPSTRPPPPPPPTQPPYIPPPTTTRRPLPPSTPRPTTLAPYVPPTVPYRRTTTPAPYIPPKNDYLPPSTTRRPLPPPTTQRPVPPPTRPPPPPSTPATYLPPPTTTRRPIPPPTTQRPVPPPTRPPPSSTPGPYLPPATRPPPPPPTQPPYIPPPTTTRRPLPPTTPRPTTTSAPYVPPTRPYSPPPPPPPNKGYLPVETTRRPVPPPTFPPTSRPTFPPTPKPTFPTSRPTFPPTPKPTFPTSRPTFPPTPRPTFPPTPRPTVPRQPYQPSTSPAVPVTRPPPYLPPSSPRPTYVTVPPPTYPPVIYSVIPTSSTTYRPLTGKPASVPTLPPTTSRSIGYRYDIPDIPFEFRKR, encoded by the exons atg CTAAAACTCTTGAGTATCGCCACATTAGTGGTGATACTTGCAACGTGTGATGTACACGCTAAGAGTAAACGTGCAATAAATAGCAATGCTGAGAGATTCGAAGGTTACCATTATGATAAACCAAGCAAACCATTTCCACc agttCCAGCACCATCAAGACAACCATCTTATGTTGTTCCAAAACCCTCAACACCGGGGTATGATTATCCAAAACCTCAGCCTAGTTTTGATATAGTCGCAAAAGTAACaccgacaacaacaacaccaaggCCAGTTTATGAGAGACCAACTCAAAAATATACACCAGC accTGTACAACCAGTAAGACCAGTATATCAACCAACAACACAAAATCCAGAAAAAGGATATGATTATCCAGTACCACAGCCATCTTTCCCAATTGTacaaaaaacatcaacaacaccaaGACCTGTTTATGAGAAACCAGCTCCAAAATATACACCAGC accTGTACAACCAGTATATAAACCAACAACACAAAATCCAGAAAAAGGCTATGATTATCCAGTACCACAGCCATCTTTTCCAATTGTacaaaaaacatcaacaacaccaaGACCTGTTTACGAGAGACCAACTCCAAAATATACACCAgc accTGTAACAACAGTAAAACCAGTGGTTCCATCAACAACACAAGATCCAGAAAAAGGCTATGATTATCCAGTACCACAGCCATCTTTTCCATTTGGAGAAAGATTACCAAAAACAAC aCCTGCACCAACTGTAAGACCAACTACTCCACAACCAACAACACCAAGACCTACTTTTCCACCAACACCAAGGCCTACTTTTCCACCAACTACCCCAAGAACAGTAGTCACTCCAAAGAAAGAAGAAGGTTATTTCTATGATAAGCCAGCTGTGCCATTCCCACCAcc aaCACAAAGACCATATGTTCCACCTCCAACAGCAAGACGACCAGTTTCTACACCAGCTCCATTTGTACCAgtgacaaataattatttaccacCATCAACAACAAGACGTCCTCCTCCACCTCCAACTCAGCCTCCATATataccaccaccaacaacaacaagacgTCCATTACCACCGAGTACTCCTAGACCAACAACTCCAGCTCCATATGTACCACCAACAGTACCTTATAGAAGACCAACAACTCCAGCACCTTATGTGCCACCAAAGAATGATTATTTACCACCATCAACAACAAGACGTCCTATTCCACCCCCAACTACTCAACGTCCAGTTCCTCCACCAACaagaccaccaccaccaccttcAACTCCAGGACCTTATTTACCTCCATCAACaagaccaccaccaccaccaccccCAACTCAACCTCCATATataccaccaccaacaacaacaagacgTCCATTACCACCAAGTACTCCTAGACCAACAACTTTAGCTCCATATGTACCACCAACTGTACCTTATAGAAGAACTACAACTCCAGCACCTTATATACCaccaaaaaatgattatttaccaCCATCAACAACAAGACGTCCTCTTCCACCACCAACTACTCAACGACCAGTTCCTCCACCAACaagaccaccaccaccaccttcAACCCCAGCAACTTATTTACCACctccaacaacaacaagacgTCCTATTCCACCTCCAACTACTCAACGTCCAGTTCCTCCACCAACAAGACCACCACCATCTTCAACTCCAGGTCCTTATTTACCTCCAGCAACaagaccaccaccaccacctccaacTCAACCTCCATATataccaccaccaacaacaacaagacgTCCATTACCACCAACTACTCCTAGACCAACAACAACTTCAGCTCCATATGTACCACCAACTAGACCTTactcaccaccaccaccaccaccaccaaacAAAGGATATTTGCCTGTTGAAACAACACGTCGTCCTGTTCCACCACCAACTTTTCCACCAACTTCAAGACCAACATTTCCACCAACTCCAAAACCAACATTTCCAACTTCAAGACCAACATTTCCACCAACTCCAAAACCAACATTCCCAACTTCAAGACCAACTTTTCCACCAACTCCAAGACCAACATTCCCACCAACTCCAAGACCAACAGTACCTAGACAACCATATCAACCATCAACAAGTCCAGCTGTACCAGTAACCAGACCACCACCATATTtaccaccatcatcaccacGTCCAACTTATGTTACTGTTCCACCACCAACATATCCACCAGTAATTTACAGTGTTAttccaacatcatcaacaacatatCGTCCACTAACTGGTAAACCAGCATCAGTACCAACACTTCCACCAACTACATCAAGATCAATTGGTTATCGATATGATATTCCAGATATTCCTTTCGAATTTCGAAaacgttaa
- the LOC122853191 gene encoding proline-rich extensin-like protein EPR1 isoform X4 has product MLKLLSIATLVVILATCDVHAKSKRAINSNAERFEGYHYDKPSKPFPPVPAPSRQPSYVVPKPSTPGYDYPKPQPSFDIVAKVTPTTTTPRPVYERPTQKYTPAPVTTVKPVVPSTTQDPEKGYDYPVPQPSFPFGERLPKTTPAPTVRPTTPQPTTPRPTFPPTPRPTFPPTTPRTVVTPKKEEGYFYDKPAVPFPPPTQRPYVPPPTARRPVSTPAPFVPVTNNYLPPSTTRRPPPPPTQPPYIPPPTTTRRPLPPSTPRPTTPAPYVPPTVPYRRPTTPAPYVPPKNDYLPPSTTRRPIPPPTTQRPVPPPTRPPPPPSTPGPYLPPSTRPPPPPPPTQPPYIPPPTTTRRPLPPSTPRPTTLAPYVPPTVPYRRTTTPAPYIPPKNDYLPPSTTRRPLPPPTTQRPVPPPTRPPPPPSTPATYLPPPTTTRRPIPPPTTQRPVPPPTRPPPSSTPGPYLPPATRPPPPPPTQPPYIPPPTTTRRPLPPTTPRPTTTSAPYVPPTRPYSPPPPPPPNKGYLPVETTRRPVPPPTFPPTSRPTFPPTPKPTFPTSRPTFPPTPKPTFPTSRPTFPPTPRPTFPPTPRPTVPRQPYQPSTSPAVPVTRPPPYLPPSSPRPTYVTVPPPTYPPVIYSVIPTSSTTYRPLTGKPASVPTLPPTTSRSIGYRYDIPDIPFEFRKR; this is encoded by the exons atg CTAAAACTCTTGAGTATCGCCACATTAGTGGTGATACTTGCAACGTGTGATGTACACGCTAAGAGTAAACGTGCAATAAATAGCAATGCTGAGAGATTCGAAGGTTACCATTATGATAAACCAAGCAAACCATTTCCACc agttCCAGCACCATCAAGACAACCATCTTATGTTGTTCCAAAACCCTCAACACCGGGGTATGATTATCCAAAACCTCAGCCTAGTTTTGATATAGTCGCAAAAGTAACaccgacaacaacaacaccaaggCCAGTTTATGAGAGACCAACTCAAAAATATACACCAGC accTGTAACAACAGTAAAACCAGTGGTTCCATCAACAACACAAGATCCAGAAAAAGGCTATGATTATCCAGTACCACAGCCATCTTTTCCATTTGGAGAAAGATTACCAAAAACAAC aCCTGCACCAACTGTAAGACCAACTACTCCACAACCAACAACACCAAGACCTACTTTTCCACCAACACCAAGGCCTACTTTTCCACCAACTACCCCAAGAACAGTAGTCACTCCAAAGAAAGAAGAAGGTTATTTCTATGATAAGCCAGCTGTGCCATTCCCACCAcc aaCACAAAGACCATATGTTCCACCTCCAACAGCAAGACGACCAGTTTCTACACCAGCTCCATTTGTACCAgtgacaaataattatttaccacCATCAACAACAAGACGTCCTCCTCCACCTCCAACTCAGCCTCCATATataccaccaccaacaacaacaagacgTCCATTACCACCGAGTACTCCTAGACCAACAACTCCAGCTCCATATGTACCACCAACAGTACCTTATAGAAGACCAACAACTCCAGCACCTTATGTGCCACCAAAGAATGATTATTTACCACCATCAACAACAAGACGTCCTATTCCACCCCCAACTACTCAACGTCCAGTTCCTCCACCAACaagaccaccaccaccaccttcAACTCCAGGACCTTATTTACCTCCATCAACaagaccaccaccaccaccaccccCAACTCAACCTCCATATataccaccaccaacaacaacaagacgTCCATTACCACCAAGTACTCCTAGACCAACAACTTTAGCTCCATATGTACCACCAACTGTACCTTATAGAAGAACTACAACTCCAGCACCTTATATACCaccaaaaaatgattatttaccaCCATCAACAACAAGACGTCCTCTTCCACCACCAACTACTCAACGACCAGTTCCTCCACCAACaagaccaccaccaccaccttcAACCCCAGCAACTTATTTACCACctccaacaacaacaagacgTCCTATTCCACCTCCAACTACTCAACGTCCAGTTCCTCCACCAACAAGACCACCACCATCTTCAACTCCAGGTCCTTATTTACCTCCAGCAACaagaccaccaccaccacctccaacTCAACCTCCATATataccaccaccaacaacaacaagacgTCCATTACCACCAACTACTCCTAGACCAACAACAACTTCAGCTCCATATGTACCACCAACTAGACCTTactcaccaccaccaccaccaccaccaaacAAAGGATATTTGCCTGTTGAAACAACACGTCGTCCTGTTCCACCACCAACTTTTCCACCAACTTCAAGACCAACATTTCCACCAACTCCAAAACCAACATTTCCAACTTCAAGACCAACATTTCCACCAACTCCAAAACCAACATTCCCAACTTCAAGACCAACTTTTCCACCAACTCCAAGACCAACATTCCCACCAACTCCAAGACCAACAGTACCTAGACAACCATATCAACCATCAACAAGTCCAGCTGTACCAGTAACCAGACCACCACCATATTtaccaccatcatcaccacGTCCAACTTATGTTACTGTTCCACCACCAACATATCCACCAGTAATTTACAGTGTTAttccaacatcatcaacaacatatCGTCCACTAACTGGTAAACCAGCATCAGTACCAACACTTCCACCAACTACATCAAGATCAATTGGTTATCGATATGATATTCCAGATATTCCTTTCGAATTTCGAAaacgttaa
- the LOC122853191 gene encoding proline-rich extensin-like protein EPR1 isoform X3: MLKLLSIATLVVILATCDVHAKSKRAINSNAERFEGYHYDKPSKPFPPVPAPSRQPSYVVPKPSTPGYDYPKPQPSFDIVAKVTPTTTTPRPVYERPTQKYTPAPVQPVYKPTTQNPEKGYDYPVPQPSFPIVQKTSTTPRPVYERPTPKYTPAPVTTVKPVVPSTTQDPEKGYDYPVPQPSFPFGERLPKTTPAPTVRPTTPQPTTPRPTFPPTPRPTFPPTTPRTVVTPKKEEGYFYDKPAVPFPPPTQRPYVPPPTARRPVSTPAPFVPVTNNYLPPSTTRRPPPPPTQPPYIPPPTTTRRPLPPSTPRPTTPAPYVPPTVPYRRPTTPAPYVPPKNDYLPPSTTRRPIPPPTTQRPVPPPTRPPPPPSTPGPYLPPSTRPPPPPPPTQPPYIPPPTTTRRPLPPSTPRPTTLAPYVPPTVPYRRTTTPAPYIPPKNDYLPPSTTRRPLPPPTTQRPVPPPTRPPPPPSTPATYLPPPTTTRRPIPPPTTQRPVPPPTRPPPSSTPGPYLPPATRPPPPPPTQPPYIPPPTTTRRPLPPTTPRPTTTSAPYVPPTRPYSPPPPPPPNKGYLPVETTRRPVPPPTFPPTSRPTFPPTPKPTFPTSRPTFPPTPKPTFPTSRPTFPPTPRPTFPPTPRPTVPRQPYQPSTSPAVPVTRPPPYLPPSSPRPTYVTVPPPTYPPVIYSVIPTSSTTYRPLTGKPASVPTLPPTTSRSIGYRYDIPDIPFEFRKR, encoded by the exons atg CTAAAACTCTTGAGTATCGCCACATTAGTGGTGATACTTGCAACGTGTGATGTACACGCTAAGAGTAAACGTGCAATAAATAGCAATGCTGAGAGATTCGAAGGTTACCATTATGATAAACCAAGCAAACCATTTCCACc agttCCAGCACCATCAAGACAACCATCTTATGTTGTTCCAAAACCCTCAACACCGGGGTATGATTATCCAAAACCTCAGCCTAGTTTTGATATAGTCGCAAAAGTAACaccgacaacaacaacaccaaggCCAGTTTATGAGAGACCAACTCAAAAATATACACCAGC accTGTACAACCAGTATATAAACCAACAACACAAAATCCAGAAAAAGGCTATGATTATCCAGTACCACAGCCATCTTTTCCAATTGTacaaaaaacatcaacaacaccaaGACCTGTTTACGAGAGACCAACTCCAAAATATACACCAgc accTGTAACAACAGTAAAACCAGTGGTTCCATCAACAACACAAGATCCAGAAAAAGGCTATGATTATCCAGTACCACAGCCATCTTTTCCATTTGGAGAAAGATTACCAAAAACAAC aCCTGCACCAACTGTAAGACCAACTACTCCACAACCAACAACACCAAGACCTACTTTTCCACCAACACCAAGGCCTACTTTTCCACCAACTACCCCAAGAACAGTAGTCACTCCAAAGAAAGAAGAAGGTTATTTCTATGATAAGCCAGCTGTGCCATTCCCACCAcc aaCACAAAGACCATATGTTCCACCTCCAACAGCAAGACGACCAGTTTCTACACCAGCTCCATTTGTACCAgtgacaaataattatttaccacCATCAACAACAAGACGTCCTCCTCCACCTCCAACTCAGCCTCCATATataccaccaccaacaacaacaagacgTCCATTACCACCGAGTACTCCTAGACCAACAACTCCAGCTCCATATGTACCACCAACAGTACCTTATAGAAGACCAACAACTCCAGCACCTTATGTGCCACCAAAGAATGATTATTTACCACCATCAACAACAAGACGTCCTATTCCACCCCCAACTACTCAACGTCCAGTTCCTCCACCAACaagaccaccaccaccaccttcAACTCCAGGACCTTATTTACCTCCATCAACaagaccaccaccaccaccaccccCAACTCAACCTCCATATataccaccaccaacaacaacaagacgTCCATTACCACCAAGTACTCCTAGACCAACAACTTTAGCTCCATATGTACCACCAACTGTACCTTATAGAAGAACTACAACTCCAGCACCTTATATACCaccaaaaaatgattatttaccaCCATCAACAACAAGACGTCCTCTTCCACCACCAACTACTCAACGACCAGTTCCTCCACCAACaagaccaccaccaccaccttcAACCCCAGCAACTTATTTACCACctccaacaacaacaagacgTCCTATTCCACCTCCAACTACTCAACGTCCAGTTCCTCCACCAACAAGACCACCACCATCTTCAACTCCAGGTCCTTATTTACCTCCAGCAACaagaccaccaccaccacctccaacTCAACCTCCATATataccaccaccaacaacaacaagacgTCCATTACCACCAACTACTCCTAGACCAACAACAACTTCAGCTCCATATGTACCACCAACTAGACCTTactcaccaccaccaccaccaccaccaaacAAAGGATATTTGCCTGTTGAAACAACACGTCGTCCTGTTCCACCACCAACTTTTCCACCAACTTCAAGACCAACATTTCCACCAACTCCAAAACCAACATTTCCAACTTCAAGACCAACATTTCCACCAACTCCAAAACCAACATTCCCAACTTCAAGACCAACTTTTCCACCAACTCCAAGACCAACATTCCCACCAACTCCAAGACCAACAGTACCTAGACAACCATATCAACCATCAACAAGTCCAGCTGTACCAGTAACCAGACCACCACCATATTtaccaccatcatcaccacGTCCAACTTATGTTACTGTTCCACCACCAACATATCCACCAGTAATTTACAGTGTTAttccaacatcatcaacaacatatCGTCCACTAACTGGTAAACCAGCATCAGTACCAACACTTCCACCAACTACATCAAGATCAATTGGTTATCGATATGATATTCCAGATATTCCTTTCGAATTTCGAAaacgttaa
- the LOC122860802 gene encoding probable WRKY transcription factor protein 1: MFETERRSAISSSELGLYSDRADRYNRNNYGFIIRKFVIVVMAIVAVILAGIFIYDFAAGASASSKVSQETKHIYILQNALKKSNYLTKKTTTTTTLTPLLSSDLQKRSDDDVQQLGFIDNDDDNNNNNNNNNNDEKKRNFDIDLPEMRGQSLENFKLRKKLLQPNEVDEGDGEVEVKQTVKNHAVVYRVKQMYKPPKDNEKESTEETKPAPFHFEFRAPRPEAFKRPKFPQLTQYRYPQSSKNIQDIIKYLAHDPDATKRGIKFTGVYMNPQKYDRHSEIGETMSNSDKAEYSSYSQNSEEDNEDEEENKEENNNENYQYSQQTIGDSFFPYKPRHPADVNLLAPPASFVPSNVRFSQEINRHHPYIESYHHRPMLIKPQTQIEQSYETSALQSSNYGKKKSKPKPKPFSVMLDIYPMTELNDQSITNNQKISTRPKNVINTDDYIDSRRPGGIYGRGGRFYPGNFAVPTQPIPIVAIPTNDPTNTDDDEKQQMIFHLNLYPRKKNNKQNRNDAVQRSEIIHEDSQENLMKNIMLPFNTITKQLAVHSAIENAKFENNEELNDENKQTKNYQENELKNNNE; encoded by the exons atgtttGAAACTGAACGAAGATCAGCAATAAGCAGTTCAGAGCTTGGTCTTTACTCTGATCGTGCTGATCgttataatagaaataattacgGTTTTATTATAAGAAAATTTGTCATTGTTGTCATGGCAATTGTTGCTGttattttg GCTGGAATTTTCATTTACGATTTCGCTGCTGGTGCATCAGCGAGCAGCAAGGTCAGTCAAGAAACAaaacacatttatatattacaaaatgcattaaaaaaatcaaattatttaactaaaaaaacaacaacaacaacaactttgACACCTTTATTGTCAAGTGATTTACAAAAAAgatctgatgatgatgtacAACAACTTGGTTtcattgataatgatgatgacaacaacaacaacaacaacaacaataataatgatgaaaaaaaaagaaattttgatattgatttacCAGAAATGAGAGGTCAaagtttagaaaattttaaattaagaaaaaaattattacaaccaAATGAAGTTGATGAAGGAGATGGAGAAGTTGAAGTAAAACAAACAGTCAAAAATCATGCTGTTGTTTATCGAGTTaaacaaat gtATAAACCACCAAAAGACAATGAAAAAGAATCAACTGAAGAAACTAAACCAGCTCcatttcattttgaatttaGAGCTCCTCGTCCAGAGGCATTTAAACGTCCAAAATTTCCACAATTAACACAATACAGATATCctcaatcatcaaaaaatatacaagatattataaaatatcttgCACATGATCCTGATGCTACAAAACGTGGTATAAAATTTACTGGTGTTTATATGAATCCACAAAAATATGATCGTCATTCAGAAATTGGAGAAACAATGTCAAATAGTGATAAAGCAGAATATTCATCATATTCACAAAATTCTGAAGAAGataatgaagatgaagaagaaaataaagaagaaaataataatgaaaattatcaatattcacAACAAACAATTGGTGATTcattttttccatataaaCCAAGACATCCAGCTGATGTAAATCTTCTTGCTCCACCTGCAAGTTTTGTACCTTCAAATGTCAG attttcACAAGAAATAAATCGTCATCATCCATATATAGAATCATATCATCATCGACCAATGTTAATTAAACCTCAAACACAAATTGAACAATCATATGAAACAAGTGCTTTACAATCATcaaattatggaaaaaaaaaatcaaaaccaaAACCAAAACCATTTAGTGTTATGCTTGATATATATCCAATGACTGAACTTAATGATcaatcaataacaaataatcaaaaaatatcaacaagaccaaaaaatgttattaatacaGATGATTATATTGATTCAAGAAGACCTGGAGGTATATATGGTCGAGGAGGTAGATTTTATCCAGGTAATTTTGCTGTACCAACACAACCAATACCTATTGTTGCAATACCAACAAATGATCCAACTaatactgatgatgatgaaaaacaacaaatgatatttcatttaaatttatatccaagaaaaaaaaataacaaacaaaatag AAATGATGCAGTGCAACGATCAGAGATCATACATGAAGATagtcaagaaaatttaatgaaaaatataatgctACCATTTAATACAATAACTAAACAATTAGCTGTTCATTCAGCAATTGAAAatgcaaaatttgaaaataatgaagaattaaatgatgaaaataaacaaacaaaaaattatcaagaaaatgaattaaaaaataataatga GTGA